The genome window TGTGATTACTGTGAAGATGTGAATTATGATCAAATCCCTTATAATACTCATGGCATTtataaggtttctctcctgtgtggacTCTTTGATGAATTCGAAGAGCTGAGCTGTGACTGAAACCCTTACCACACTTAGCACATTGATAAGGCTTCTCTCCTGTATGAACCCTCTGATGAATGTGAAGATTAGAGCTGTGACTAAAGCCTTTTCCACAATCATCACATTTATAGGGTTTTTCTCCTGTATGGACTCTCTGATGAATGAGGAGATGTGAACGCTGACTGAATCCCTTACCACACTCTtcacatttatagggtttctctccagtatgtaCTCTTTGATGAGTGTGAAGCTTTGAACTCTTGCTGAAGCCCTTCCCACACTGATGACATgtatagggtttctctcctgtatggaCCCTCTGATGAATGCGAAGATCTGAGCTGTGACTGAAGTCCTTTCCACAGTCATCACATTTATAAGGCTTCTCTCCTGTATGCACTCTCTGGTGAATTTGAAGATTTGAGCGCTGGGTAAAGCCCTTACCACAGTCATCACATTTATAGGACTTCTCTCCTGTGTGTACTAACTGATGAATTCGAAGATTTGAGCTCTGACTGAAGCCCTTACCACACTCATCACACTTatatggtttctctcctgtgtggacTCTCTGATGAACATGAAGTACTGAACTCCGACTAAAACTCTTACCACACTGATCGCACTTAAAAGGCTTTTCTCCTATGTGAAGTCTCTGGTGAATGTGAAGCAATGAATTTTTACTGGGGTCCTTATCACACTCAAATTTATAGAGTTTCTCTTCTGTGTGCACTCTTTGATGATTGTGAAGACCAGAAATCTGATTGAAGCTCTTACCACATGCATTGCAGATACAAGGTACCTCCCCTGTGTGAACTCTCTGATGAAAGTGAACTCCTGAGCTCTGACTAACGTTGCTGCCAACTTCATCACATCCATACAGCTTCTCACCTATGTGGATTCTTGGATGTCTGTACAAGTCTGATCTCTGAGAGAAGTATGCTGTGCTGATGGAGCACTGATAGAGCTTTCCTCCAAATTGATTTCTCTTGTGGTGAACACACTCTGAGTTCCAATAATAAATTTCTTCACATTTATTACAGCCACAGTGTTTCTCTTCCATTGGGTCTTTCAGCAGGTCATTTTGGCATATCTCCCCAAAGTACTCTGGAAGGGCTTCCTCCATTGGGATGCAAGAATGCTGAACTATGAgcttctgttcttttttcatgGAGAGATTTTTCCTGGATATGCCAAGATGGTATCTACGCCCTTGAAAACCATGTAAATCACTGAGGTAGATTTTTCTACCATTGTCTTGAGCGGTTTTTGTTTCTAAGGACTGCCAAGGtataaactttttatattttaagttccTGGGACTTTTGCCTTCAAAAGTCAGTTCATAGTTCCCATACCCTGGTACTTGAGTGGAGAGTATTAACCATTCTCGACACTGGGAAAGGTCTTGCTGAGTTGGGTCTTTGGAATCAACCTGTTGAACAATCTCCTCATAGTTCTGACTTTCATATATCTGAAAGCCAGCATTCTGCCAGCCTTGACAGCAGGAAAAATTTTCATATTCTAAATATCTGAATCTTTGTCCTTGGGGTTTGTAGCTCTCATTCCAGTGTCCTAGAAGAATAAGCAGATAATCCAGTTGTGAGATGAAGTTGGTGTTTAAAAATTACCACGTATCTAAATTTAATGACCTCCAGAATGATAGGAACATATGTGTATATGGGGGTAGGAGAGAAGGGTTATGACTTTGACTAGTCCATCTGCATCTGGAAttcatttgtttcattcattcatgtatatatacattcattcactcattctttcattctacaGACATATCTTGAGCATCTACTATTTACTTGGCACTGAAAGAAAAGAGTAAGGCCAGAAATAGTAAAGCCAGTCTTGAAGACTAAGATTTAACTAGATTACTTTATTTGGGGTatcattataagaaataaaatatatattttatatttttctgttctagAATAGAGTGGAAAAAATGGCTGCATTAACCCTCTCCTTTATCATTATCTTTGGGTATTCTCCTTCCACACTATCTCTAGGCTTGGCTATACAATTTGCTTTGGTCACTGGGACAATAGCAAAAGTGTCACAAGTAGAGACTTGAAAAGTGCTTGCcttctttcttgctgcttttggaaATCCTCTGACCACCACCCTGTAAATGAGTCTTGGCTAGCTTGTTTGAAAAGGGACATATGGCTGACACATCCTGATTATCCTCACTGATACTGAGCCAACTGCCAGTCATGTGAGTCAGGACAGCCAGCCTCATCTTAGACCATCCATCCCCAACCAAATCTCTTTCTGATAGAAGATTTATCTAGACAGTaagaatcattaaaaataataaagtttgttttGAGCCACTAAATTTGGGGTAATTAGTTATACAATAAAAGCTAACTTATACAAACAGTATAAAGAGATTCAGGAACACAGAAAATTGACTATGTATGGAGATCTGTGCTTTAAAGATAATccagaaaataactaaaattaatagTTACAAATATCCATTAGTTATATTGCATAGGTGTCTTGGAAGATGTTTTGCTTTATCTTCTATTTGTCACCTGATTTAAGACATATTTTTGAGAATATTTCTTCTACCACCTCAATACAATATCTAAAGAACAAAAGTTTGTAACAAAACTGGTTCTAGAAGAAACTAAGTCTGTTCCCCATGAGCTGCTATAACTTTACCTACTGACATGACATTTGTGTAGTTCTCCCACATGACCTCCCTGTAGAGCTTTTTCTGAGAAGAATCCAGGAATTTCCACTCCTCCCAAGTAAAAATAACAGTGACATCTTCAAATGTTACCGCCATCTGGTCAAAGATCAGGCTTTCCAAGAAGAAATCTAAGTGAGAAGATGgccaaagaaaaagacatttagcAGGTGTAAAATATAAGTGGtaaaccaaacagaaaaagaaagaactttaataaggaagaaaaacaagaaaggtaAGAAGAGACATAATAATAGTAAATGGCTAATAATGTATCCAATCATTGAATACAATCACTatcataataaacatttatatagcacttaTCAAATATATGGGAACCACTTCACACATATTTCAggtaatcctcacagcaatccaGTGTCGTAGGTAATATTATCTCGGTTTTGCACATTAGTAAACATTGGTTGAAACTGATTAAGTAAATTCCAAAGATCACAAAGCTGGGACCCAGTTCTGCATATGTCAGGCCAGGACCATTTGCCAACTACAATTTGCTCAATATTGCTTATATTATTGCTTCATGATTGATCATTTTAGACATTATCTATTTACTTCTTGCTATGAGGGACTAGATCCTTATCCCTACATTTCCACCCTTCATTCTCATACAGAGTTATCATTAATTTTTAGTTAAATCAATAAGCAGTCCTTATATAATTTTGAATGTGATTATATATAATTTGGGAGGATTacctgttttatttaataaacttaCTATCCTCTTATTCTTAATTATCTTGAAAGGCTCTATATAATCTATTTTATCAAGTGTCTTACCCTACCCTTCCCccttttattttggaaatgtcatCTTCCTGTTCCAATCTGGGCCAGCTACTCTTCAGAGCTCCATTTTCAAGCTCATGTGATTCTTCCTCTTTTGTGATTTACTTCCTTATTTTGGAGGAGCACACCCAAATGAGATCAATCGAACCTATGAATATTAAGCCCATGGccagtgaaaaaagcaaaggtGAGAAACAGGCAaggttctctccaagacacaccATTTGGTTTAAGAGAGAATCTTCAAGCATGGTCACTGGGAAAAATTCCCAGGAATCATTTGAATCACTGCATACCTGAAGTCTACATTATTCCCATTCACAATTGCCTGGGTCTAGAATTCTAGAGTcaaaaaattttctca of Cynocephalus volans isolate mCynVol1 chromosome 4, mCynVol1.pri, whole genome shotgun sequence contains these proteins:
- the ZNF214 gene encoding zinc finger protein 214, with the protein product MAVTFEDVTVIFTWEEWKFLDSSQKKLYREVMWENYTNVMSVGHWNESYKPQGQRFRYLEYENFSCCQGWQNAGFQIYESQNYEEIVQQVDSKDPTQQDLSQCREWLILSTQVPGYGNYELTFEGKSPRNLKYKKFIPWQSLETKTAQDNGRKIYLSDLHGFQGRRYHLGISRKNLSMKKEQKLIVQHSCIPMEEALPEYFGEICQNDLLKDPMEEKHCGCNKCEEIYYWNSECVHHKRNQFGGKLYQCSISTAYFSQRSDLYRHPRIHIGEKLYGCDEVGSNVSQSSGVHFHQRVHTGEVPCICNACGKSFNQISGLHNHQRVHTEEKLYKFECDKDPSKNSLLHIHQRLHIGEKPFKCDQCGKSFSRSSVLHVHQRVHTGEKPYKCDECGKGFSQSSNLRIHQLVHTGEKSYKCDDCGKGFTQRSNLQIHQRVHTGEKPYKCDDCGKDFSHSSDLRIHQRVHTGEKPYTCHQCGKGFSKSSKLHTHQRVHTGEKPYKCEECGKGFSQRSHLLIHQRVHTGEKPYKCDDCGKGFSHSSNLHIHQRVHTGEKPYQCAKCGKGFSHSSALRIHQRVHTGEKPYKCHEYYKGFDHNSHLHSNHRRETL